A genomic segment from Gavia stellata isolate bGavSte3 chromosome 6, bGavSte3.hap2, whole genome shotgun sequence encodes:
- the DCLK3 gene encoding serine/threonine-protein kinase DCLK3, with the protein MPAAAPPPLHPAAGSCCPYGHCAGRRGLLDQSSHNASSKVKERKLQGTCPPVGHGNYGKPCLSENSHRSPFFNPRNGFHTIHSEHSPVKPRIITVVKPGGHTLRRITLLLNRRSVQTFEQLMADISEALGFPRWKNDRVRKLYNLRGREIRSVSDFFREGDAFIAIGREPLTLKNLEVVLEELYPENPYAASAAIQQNEEQSQKLKSRLYDKASKVDSGFDETEITKNCSDGMSPKPVDTHERKSQAKTKQEEKMRTKKKWTRESWGGEQGVKPSRKARESERYLNHERSPEEGLEECSEEVMRCEKCEQERQARQKLQRERRAEASCENKDLSTGACQRYHAERNAKIRNCQKSSETCLEGEEICWKDNGCRRMWKPLHRNVNEGLGKQKRSIEKERDVEKHENHGKEVIKIKKNVVEGLQLTHEVKEENGSSCVMNQSGWLKKDTPRDAEKPSKTHREVREGQRAKEEGARREGNITCRESDMTRREKTGERRVNKEENKVQGLENASRRHAIKNRTDVEKHYEIGRTIGDGNFAVVKECRHCDSNQIYAMKIVDKSKLKGKEDMMESEILIIRSLSHPNIVSLIEVYETEAEIYLILEYVPGGDLFDAIIESVKFTEHDAAVMITDLCEALVYIHSKSIVHRDLKPENLLVQHNADKSTTLKLADFGLAKQVTKPIFTVCGTPTYVAPEILAEKGYGLEVDMWAAGVILYILLCGFPPFRSQERDQEELFQIIQLGHYEFLSPYWDNISAAAKDLITRLLIVDPQKRYTARQVLQHPWIRTAGKTNSRNLQREVTINIERHFRAQRRKEAADEDT; encoded by the exons GACGCCGAGGCTTGCTTGACCAGTCGTCACACAATGCAAGCTCAAAAGTAAAAGAGAGGAAACTACAAGGGACTTGTCCTCCTGTTGGTCATGGCAACTATGGAAAACCATGTTTGAGTGAAAACAGTCATAGGTCCCCATTTTTTAATCCCCGTAACGGTTTTCACACGATACACTCAGAGCACAGTCCTGTGAAGCCAAGGATTATTACAGTGGTGAAACCCGGTGGACACACACTCAGAAGGATAACCTTGCTTCTGAACAGGAGATCAGTTCAGACCTTTGAACAGCTGATGGCTGACATTTCAGAAGCTCTGGGATTTCCACGCTGGAAGAATGACCGTGTGAGAAAGCTTTACAATCTGAGAGGCAGAGAAATCCGAAGTGTTTCTGACTTCTTCAGGGAAGGTGATGCATTCATAGCTATAGGGAGAGAGCCCCTCACTTTGAAGAACCTGGAAGTGGTATTAGAAGAACTTTATCCTGAAAATCCTTATGCTGCCagcgctgccattcagcagaACGAGGAGCAGTCCCAAAAACTGAAGAGCAGGCTGTATGACAAGGCTTCAAAAGTGGACAGTGGCTTTGATGAGACAGAAATTACCAAGAACTGCAGTGATGGCATGTCTCCCAAACCCGTAGAtacacatgaaagaaaaagtcaagCCAAgacaaagcaagaagaaaaaatgagaacGAAAAAAAAGTGGACTAGAGAGAGCTGGGGTGGTGAACAAGGAGTGAAGCCTTCTAGAAAAGCCCGAGAGAGCGAGAGGTACCTTAACCATGagaggagtcctgaggagggATTAGAAGAGTGTTCAGAGGAGGTGATGAGGTGTGAGAAGTGTGAACAGGAAAGGCAGGCCAGACAAAAGTTACAAAGGGAAAGGCGAGCTGAGGCCTCCTGTGAGAATAAAGACCTGAGCACAGGCGCATGTCAGAGGTACcatgcagaaagaaatgcaaaaatcagGAATTGCCAAAAATCTTCAGAAACCTGTCTGGAAGGTGAAGAAATTTGTTGGAAAGATAACGGCTGTAGGAGGATGTGGAAGCCCCTACATAGGAATGTTAATGAAGGGCTGGGGAAACAGAAGAGGAGCATTGAGAAGGAAAGGGATGTGGAGAAACATGAAAACCATGGGAAGGAAGtaataaaaatcaagaagaaTGTTGTAGAAGGGCTGCAGCTAACTCATGAAGTGAAGGAAGAGAATGGAAGTAGCTGCGTAATGAACCAAAGTGGTTGGCTAAAGAAAGACACGCCGAGGGATGCTGAGAAACCATCTAAAACACATAGGGAGGTCAGAGAGGGACAAAGGGCTAAAGAGGAGGGTGCCAGAAGAGAGGGGAATATCACGTGTAGAGAGAGTGACATGACACGACGAGAAAAAACAGGGGAGCGCAGAgtgaataaagaagaaaacaaggttCAGGGATTGGAAAATGCAAGCCGGAGGCATGCCATTAAAAACAGAACTGATGTGGAAAAACACTATGAGATTGGCAGAACTATTGGGGATGGGAACTTTGCAGTGGTGAAGGAATGTCGCCACTGCGACTCCAATCAGATCTATGCCATGAAAATTGTTGATAAATCTAAGCTGAAGGGGAAAGAGGACATGATGGAAAGTGAAATTCTGATCATTAGAAGTCTTTCTCATCCCAATATAGTAAGCTTAATTGAAGTGTATGAGACAGAAGCTGAGATCTACCTAATCCTGGAGTATGTCCCAGGAGGGGACTTATTTGATGCAATCATCGAAAGTGTGAAGTTCACAGAGCATGATGCTGCTGTCATGATCACTGACCTGTGTGAAGCGTTGGTTTATATTCACAGCAAGAGCATTGTCCACAGGGATCTCAAACCAGAGAATCTTTTG GTTCAGCATAATGCAGATAAATCTACTACACTGAAACTAGCAGATTTTGGCCTTGCAAAGCAGGTTACGAAACCCATATTTACTGTATGCGGAACACCAACGTATGTTGCCCCTGAAATACTTGCTGAGAAGG gcTATGGGCTCGAAGTAGATATGTGGGCAGCTGGTGTGATCCTTTACATTCTGCTCTGTGGTTTTCCCCCTTTTCGCAGTCAGGAACGTGATCAAGAAGAGCTGTTTCAGATCATACAGCTGGGTCACTATGAGTTCCTTTCCCCGTACTGGGACAATATTTCTGCAG CAGCAAAAGACCTCATAACCAGGCTGTTGATAGTGGATCCCCAGAAGCGCTACACAGCACGACAAGTACTTCAGCACCCTTGGATCAGAACAGCTGGAAAAACTAACAGCAGAAATTTGCAGAGGGAAGTGACAATAAATATTGAGCGTCATTTCCGGGCCCAGCGCCGAAAGGAAGCTGCAGATGAGGACACATGA